The Alnus glutinosa chromosome 7, dhAlnGlut1.1, whole genome shotgun sequence genome includes a region encoding these proteins:
- the LOC133872198 gene encoding protein EARLY RESPONSIVE TO DEHYDRATION 15-like, producing MALVSGGRSTLNPNAPLFIPAAFRRVEDFSPEWWQLVTTSTSYHDYWLSQHQGEDGFYENGDQDDINGVNLADLLPEAFEFDDDGDDFSNMETQFEEFLQFSENKVMKNQKSLEERDHPK from the exons ATGGCACTGGTTTCAGGAGGAAGGTCAACACTGAACCCCAACGCCCCTCTCTTCATTCCTGCTGCTTTCCGGCGAGTGGAGGATTTCTCTCCGGAATGGTGGCAACTGGTCACAACCTCAACATCGTACCATGACTATTGGCTCAGCCAGCACCAGGGTGAGGATGGTTTCTATGAAAATGGTGATCAGGATGACATTAATGGCGTCAATCTTGCTGATTTGCTGCCAGAGGCTTTCGAAtttgatgatgatggtgatgattTTTCAAACATGGAAACTCAGTTTGAGGAGTTTCTCCAATTTTCTGAAAATAAAG TGATGAAGAATCAGAAATCTTTGGAGGAAAGGGATCATCCCAAGTAA
- the LOC133873737 gene encoding GTP-binding protein BRASSINAZOLE INSENSITIVE PALE GREEN 2, chloroplastic, whose protein sequence is MAVLISTTTLPSTTTKLSSKRFSNSMIQEKPISETRLFTGLSIEINKKQSKKLSLVNLAVKQNQTTIETTRKVNGKFTPRKGGRNPVLSEGRDEDENYGPICPGCGVFMQDKDPDLPGHYRKRSVTVAELSEGEEGMVSELEGFEDEEEEDEGFVNGIEGELDESDEEEGDLETGDEFDWDSDELEAKLMEDEDEEKLDLDGFAPAGVGYGNINEDTIEKAKKKKVPKAEKKRMAREAQKEKEEVTVCARCHSLRNYGQVKNQTAENLIPDFDFDRLIATRLMKPTGNASTIVVVMVVDCVDFDGSFPKRAAKSLFKALERAKDDLKLGKRLPKLVLVATKVDLLPSQIPPAKLDRWVRHHAKAGGAPKLSGVYLVSSRKDLGVKNLLSFIKELAGPRGNVWVIGAQNAGKSTLINALAKKEGAKVTKLTEAPVPGTTLGILRIGGILSAKAKMFDTPGLLHPYLMSLRLNRDEQKMVEIRKELRPRTYRMKVGQAVHVGGLMRLDLSQASVETIYVTIWASPNVSLHLGKIENADEIWRNHVGVRLQPPIGEERASELGKWEEREVKVSGTSWDVNSIDIAVAGLGWLSLGLKGEATLTLWTYDGIEITLREPLVLDRAPFIERPGFWLPKAISVALGTEIKVEAQRKKKLQEVSTDFLSDVSV, encoded by the exons ATGGCTGTCTTGATATCTACGACCACGCTCCCTTCAACTACGACCAAGCTGAGCTCGAAACGTTTCAGCAATAGCATGATACAAGAAAAACCAATCTCAGAAACTCGTCTTTTCACAG GCTTGAGTATAGagataaacaaaaaacaaagcaagaaaCTTTCATTGGTTAATTTAGCAGTAAAGCAAAACCAAACAACGATTGAAACAACTCGGAAAGTTAATGGGAAATTTACGCCGAGAAAAGGTGGTAGAAACCCGGTTTTGAGTGAGGGAAGGGATGAGGATGAGAACTATGGCCCTATTTGTCCTGGTTGTGGAGTCTTTATGCAAGATAAGGACCCAGACCTTCCTGGGCATTATAGAAAAAGGAGCGTGACAGTCGCAGAGCTGTCAGAGGGTGAGGAGGGCATGGTGAGTGAGCTAGAGGGgtttgaagatgaagaagaagaagacgaggGGTTTGTGAATGGCATTGAGGGTGAACTTGATGAGAGTGATGAGGAGGAAGGTGATTTGGAAACGGGGGATGAGTTTGATTGGGATTCTGATGAATTGGAAGCTAAGTTAATGGAGGACGAGGATGAGGAAAAGCTGGATTTGGATGGATTTGCCCCGGCGGGGGTTGGTTATGGTAATATTAACGAGGACACAATTGAGaaggcgaagaagaagaaggtgccGAAAGCGGAGAAGAAGAGGATGGCTAGGGAGGctcagaaagagaaagaagaggttACAGTGTGTGCTCGGTGTCATTCACTGAGGAATTATGGGCAGGTGAAGAACCAAACGGCTGAAAACTTGATAccagattttgattttgataggTTGATCGCTACCCGGTTAATGAAACCCACTGGGAATGCCAGCACTATTGTTGTGGTTATGGTTGTTGATTGTGTTGATTTTGATGGCTCTTTCCCGAAACGGGCAGCAAAATCGTTGTTTAAGGCATTGGAAAGAGCCAAAGATGACCTGAAGCTTGGCAAAAGGTTACCAAAGCTTGTTCTTGTGGCTACAAAGGTGGATCTCCTGCCATCGCAAATTCCACCTGCTAAGTTAGATAGATGGGTTCGGCATCATGCTAAGGCTGGAGGTGCCCCAAAGCTCAGTGGGGTTTATTTGGTTAGTTCCCGGAAGGATTTGGGTGTGAAGAATCTGTTGTCCTTCATCAAGGAATTAGCTGGTCCTCGAGGGAATGTGTGGGTAATTGGGGCTCAGAATGCTGGCAAGTCTACTCTAATCAATGCACTTGCAAAGAAAGAAGGGGCAAAAGTTACAAAGCTCACGGAAGCTCCAGTTCCTGGAACAACTCTAGGCATTTTGAGAATTGGAGGGATTTTGTCCGCCAAGGCTAAGATGTTTGACACTCCAGGACTTCTACATCCTTATTTAATGTCCTTGCGATTGAACAGGGATGAGCAGAAGATGGTGGAAATACGGAAGGAACTACGACCCCGGACTTATAGGATGAAG GTTGGGCAGGCCGTTCACGTTGGTGGTCTTATGAGGCTAGATCTTAGTCAAGCTTCTGTGGAAACAATTTATGTCACAATTTGGGCTTCTCCAAATGTTTCTCTACACTTGGGAAAGATAGAAAATGCTGACGAGATTTGGAGAAACCATGTTGGTGTTAGGTTGCAG CCTCCCATTGGCGAAGAACGTGCTTCTGAATTAGGCAAATGGGAAGAGAGGGAAGTCAAAGTGTCTGGAACAAGTTGGGATGTGAATAGCATCGACATTGCAGTGGCTGGTTTAGGTTGGTTATCTTTAGGTCTCAAAGGTGAAGCTACCTTGACATTGTGGACATATGATGGCATTGAAATTACATTAAGAGAACCTTTGGTTCTTGACCGAGCGCCATTTATTGAGAGACCGGGGTTTTGGTTACCAAAGGCCATATCTGTTGCTCTTGGCACCGAAATTAAAGTCGAAGctcagagaaagaaaaagcttCAGGAGGTGAGTACAGATTTTCTTTCAGATGTGTCTGTTTGA
- the LOC133874388 gene encoding probable F-box protein At5g04010 produces the protein MCLTPSATVSPPWEVIVLVAHRLDPKSLAVASCVCKSWSISMSSDDLWKPICNTHFPSISNLHFITDFIVPHHRLYAIGHAAAKRRVRTPCKPRLSLGSLIFTVNILTKKSRILSLAKPCEELLVDPNGVFKFDIDVNYERSSAFEALEGVKITWNVVLRGWRGVFTMMDCEGTVSLSPGSEGWFSDELPSTGCCSSAAASGIVADLKMGFCGRRESSGGVGKVKARKVSVGILSIVNWRYVSVDDGLRYLQHFLLPCDV, from the coding sequence ATGTGTCTCACACCCTCCGCCACCGTGTCGCCTCCATGGGAAGTCATTGTGCTTGTTGCTCACCGCCTTGACCCCAAAAGCCTAGCCGTAGCCTCCTGCGTGTGCAAGTCATGGTCCATTTCCATGTCCTCCGACGACCTCTGGAAGCCCATTTGCAACACCCATTTCCCTTCTATTTCCAACCTACATTTCATCACCGACTTCATCGTTCCACACCACCGTCTCTACGCCATTGGCCACGCAGCCGCCAAGCgccgcgtccggacgccctgcaAGCCCCGACTTTCCCTCGGCAGCCTCATCTTCACCGTCAACATCCTCACCAAAAAGTCTCGCATTTTGAGCCTCGCCAAACCCTGTGAAGAACTGCTCGTTGACCCAAATGGGGTCTTCAAGTTCGATATCGATGTGAACTACGAGCGTTCCTCGGCGTTCGAGGCTTTGGAGGGTGTAAAAATTACGTGGAACGTGGTTTTGAGAGGGTGGAGAGGGGTTTTTACGATGATGGATTGCGAGGGGACGGTGAGCTTATCTCCGGGGTCCGAGGGGTGGTTCTCGGATGAGCTACCGTCAACGGGCTGTTGCTCTAGCGCGGCGGCGAGCGGTATCGTGGCGGATTTGAAGATGGGGTTTTGTGGGAGGAGGGAGAGTAGTGGTGGTGTTGGGAAGGTAAAGGCGAGGAAGGTGAGTGTGGGGATTTTGAGTATTGTGAATTGGAGGTATGTAAGCGTGGATGATGGTCTAAGGTACCTCCagcattttcttcttccttgtgATGTGTAA